One segment of Pseudomonas sp. FP2196 DNA contains the following:
- a CDS encoding MFS transporter, with product MRVETSSISAGRQAGLVQSLLLLLGSCLPVLGAVLLAPVLPRMQAHFADVQNSAVLVPIVLTLPALVIALLAPFAGVIADRLGRKPLLLASMGLYVLCGVLPLWLESLPAIVLSRAGIGLAEAGIMTCCTTLMGDYYSGARRERLFALQMVATSLSAAVFIALGGFLGQDDWRTPFALYAVGLVFLPLMAWKLWEPQSQIPTQQPLHNAFSDKFPWRALTPMYALALLAGLSLFIVPVQAGYLLNLLHVDAPQEIGMTMGANQLGVLAGALSFRLFSGMRAQHMLLLAYALAGVGGLLMANAGSHLQVVVAVTINGLGIGLMLPTLITWIMAQVDFHQRGRAAGCFTAAIFAGEFISPLVVLGITHGVSSALPHALALVGGLQLLVALFCLAVPKLGGLLPRTPMTPEREL from the coding sequence ATGCGCGTTGAAACTTCCTCTATAAGCGCAGGTAGACAAGCAGGGTTGGTGCAATCGCTATTACTCCTGCTGGGCAGTTGCCTGCCGGTACTCGGTGCTGTGCTGCTGGCACCGGTGCTGCCGCGCATGCAGGCGCATTTTGCCGACGTACAAAACAGCGCCGTGCTGGTGCCCATCGTGCTGACGTTGCCGGCGCTGGTGATTGCCTTGCTGGCGCCTTTTGCCGGCGTGATTGCCGACCGTCTCGGGCGCAAACCGTTGTTGCTCGCCAGCATGGGCCTTTACGTGCTCTGCGGTGTGCTGCCGCTGTGGCTGGAATCGTTGCCGGCCATCGTTCTCAGCCGCGCCGGCATCGGCCTGGCCGAGGCGGGCATCATGACCTGCTGCACCACGCTGATGGGCGATTACTACAGCGGCGCCCGACGCGAACGCTTGTTTGCCTTGCAGATGGTCGCCACGTCACTGTCCGCTGCAGTGTTTATCGCACTGGGTGGTTTTCTCGGGCAGGACGACTGGCGCACGCCGTTTGCGTTGTACGCAGTCGGCCTGGTCTTCCTGCCACTGATGGCCTGGAAGCTTTGGGAGCCGCAATCGCAAATCCCCACCCAGCAGCCTCTGCATAACGCATTTAGCGACAAGTTCCCGTGGCGTGCGCTGACGCCCATGTATGCGTTGGCGCTGTTGGCAGGTCTGAGCCTGTTCATCGTGCCGGTACAGGCGGGGTATCTGCTCAATTTGCTGCACGTCGATGCGCCGCAAGAAATCGGCATGACCATGGGCGCCAACCAACTGGGAGTGCTGGCCGGTGCGTTGAGCTTTCGCCTGTTCAGCGGCATGCGTGCACAGCACATGTTGTTGCTCGCTTATGCATTGGCGGGCGTTGGCGGCTTGTTGATGGCCAATGCCGGCAGCCACCTGCAAGTGGTGGTCGCGGTGACGATCAACGGCCTGGGCATCGGCCTGATGTTGCCGACGCTGATCACCTGGATCATGGCGCAAGTCGACTTTCATCAGCGCGGGCGCGCGGCGGGGTGTTTCACCGCGGCGATTTTTGCCGGCGAATTCATCAGCCCCTTGGTCGTGCTCGGCATCACCCATGGCGTCAGCTCGGCGCTGCCGCACGCCCTGGCACTGGTGGGCGGCCTGCAATTGCTGGTAGCGCTGTTTTGCCTCGCCGTCCCCAAGCTTGGCGGACTGTTGCCGCGTACGCCGATGACCCCTGAACGAGAACTTTAA
- a CDS encoding RND family transporter translates to MQPFDNASASLANFDPRSGSVVERTLFNHRLWVLLVCVLTTLVLGYQATRIELNASFEKMIPTGQPYIANYLEHQKQLSGLGNALRIVVANTKGDIYDAEYLKTLQALSDKLYLLPGVDRAYMKSLWTPATRWVAVTEEGLDGGPVIPDDYSGTQANLEALRRNVQRSNELGQLVALDQTSSIIYVPLLANTADGQPINYSTLSEQLETLRSTYQKDGIEIHITGFAKKVGDLIDGLKQILLFFAVAILITTAVLFWYTRCLRSTLLVVFCSLVAVVWQLGLLPLLNYQLDPYSVLVPFLVFAIGMSHGAQKMNGIMQDIGRGMHRVVAARFTFRRLFLAGLTALLCDAVGFAVLMLIKIQVIQDLAVIASIGVAVLIFTNLILLPVLLSYIGVTPRAAQLSLKSEQTEQAGLRRHAFWRFLDLFTQRRWASLCIAISIALAAVGFVVSLQLKIGDLDAGAPELRADSRYNQDDAFLTRHYGASSDLFAVMVKTPAGSCARYDILAKVDALDWQLRALPGVDSTNSLALLNRRMLVGLSEGSAKWYELQNNQAMLNMITASAPRGLYNEDCSLLTLYAYLTDHKAETLTRLVEHVETFAAANNTDEVQFLLAAGNAGIEAATNIVVKQANREMLFWVYGAVIVLCLITFRSWRATLCAVIPLMLTSILCEVLMVWLNIGVKVATLPVIALGVGIGVDYALYVMSILLGHLRRGTSLSEAYYLALVSTGKVVMLTGITLAIGVATWMFSPIKFQADMGVLLAFMFVWNMVGALVLLPALAHFLLPVRRSTADAVTPPAVLNVAKPATAAATNSNHLRTQERCHAR, encoded by the coding sequence ATGCAGCCATTTGATAATGCCAGCGCGAGCCTGGCGAATTTCGATCCGCGCTCCGGCTCGGTGGTCGAGCGCACTTTGTTCAACCATCGCTTATGGGTGCTGCTGGTGTGCGTACTGACAACCCTGGTGCTCGGTTATCAGGCGACGCGTATCGAGTTGAACGCCAGTTTCGAAAAAATGATCCCGACCGGTCAGCCCTACATCGCCAATTACCTTGAGCATCAGAAGCAGCTCAGCGGCTTGGGCAATGCCTTGCGCATTGTGGTGGCGAACACCAAAGGCGATATCTACGACGCCGAGTATCTGAAAACCTTGCAAGCCCTGAGCGACAAGCTCTATCTGCTACCGGGCGTCGATCGCGCCTACATGAAATCTCTATGGACGCCGGCCACACGCTGGGTGGCGGTGACCGAAGAGGGGTTGGACGGTGGCCCGGTCATTCCCGATGACTACAGCGGCACCCAAGCCAATCTCGAAGCACTACGGCGCAACGTGCAACGCTCCAATGAACTGGGCCAGTTGGTTGCGCTCGACCAGACGTCCAGCATCATTTATGTACCGTTGCTGGCCAACACCGCCGACGGGCAGCCAATCAACTATTCGACGCTTTCGGAGCAGCTGGAGACGCTGCGCAGCACCTATCAAAAAGACGGCATCGAGATTCATATCACCGGTTTCGCGAAGAAAGTCGGTGACCTGATCGACGGGTTGAAGCAGATTCTGTTGTTTTTCGCCGTCGCCATCCTGATCACCACGGCCGTGTTGTTCTGGTACACCCGTTGCCTGCGCAGCACCTTGCTGGTGGTGTTCTGCTCGCTGGTGGCGGTGGTCTGGCAGCTCGGCTTGTTGCCGTTGCTCAACTATCAGCTGGATCCGTATTCGGTGCTGGTACCGTTTCTGGTGTTTGCCATCGGCATGAGCCACGGCGCGCAGAAAATGAACGGCATCATGCAGGACATCGGTCGCGGCATGCATCGGGTGGTGGCCGCGCGGTTCACCTTCCGCCGCCTGTTTCTGGCCGGGCTGACGGCGCTGCTGTGCGATGCGGTGGGGTTTGCCGTGCTGATGCTGATCAAGATCCAGGTCATTCAGGATCTGGCGGTCATCGCCAGTATCGGGGTGGCGGTGCTGATCTTTACCAACCTGATTCTGCTGCCGGTATTGCTGTCGTATATCGGTGTCACGCCGCGCGCCGCGCAGTTGAGCCTCAAGAGCGAACAAACCGAGCAGGCCGGTCTGCGCCGTCATGCCTTCTGGCGCTTTCTCGACCTGTTCACCCAGCGCCGCTGGGCCAGTCTGTGCATCGCCATCAGTATCGCTTTGGCGGCCGTCGGTTTTGTGGTGAGCCTGCAACTGAAGATTGGCGACCTCGATGCAGGCGCGCCAGAGCTGCGCGCAGACTCGCGCTACAACCAGGACGATGCTTTTCTCACCCGGCATTACGGCGCCAGCAGCGATCTTTTTGCGGTCATGGTGAAAACCCCGGCCGGCAGTTGTGCGCGTTACGACATTCTCGCCAAAGTCGATGCGCTGGACTGGCAGCTGCGTGCGCTGCCGGGCGTGGACTCGACCAACTCGCTGGCCTTGCTCAACCGCCGCATGCTGGTCGGGCTCAGTGAAGGCAGCGCCAAGTGGTACGAGCTGCAGAACAACCAGGCGATGCTCAACATGATCACCGCCAGCGCCCCGCGCGGGTTGTACAACGAAGATTGCAGCCTGCTGACGCTGTATGCCTACCTCACCGACCACAAGGCGGAAACCCTGACGCGCCTGGTCGAGCACGTGGAAACGTTTGCCGCCGCCAATAACACCGATGAGGTGCAGTTCCTGCTGGCGGCAGGGAACGCCGGTATCGAGGCGGCGACCAATATCGTGGTCAAACAAGCCAACCGCGAAATGCTGTTCTGGGTGTACGGCGCGGTGATCGTGCTGTGCCTGATCACCTTCCGTTCCTGGCGCGCGACGCTCTGCGCGGTTATTCCGCTGATGCTCACCTCGATTCTCTGCGAAGTGTTGATGGTCTGGCTGAACATCGGTGTGAAGGTTGCCACGCTGCCGGTCATCGCCCTCGGTGTGGGCATCGGCGTCGACTATGCCTTGTACGTGATGAGCATTTTGCTCGGCCACCTGCGTCGCGGCACGAGCCTGTCCGAAGCCTATTACCTGGCGCTGGTGTCCACCGGCAAAGTGGTGATGCTGACCGGCATTACCCTGGCAATCGGCGTCGCGACGTGGATGTTCTCGCCAATCAAATTCCAGGCTGACATGGGTGTGCTGCTGGCGTTCATGTTCGTCTGGAACATGGTCGGCGCGCTGGTGTTGCTGCCGGCGCTGGCGCATTTCCTCCTGCCTGTACGTCGTTCGACGGCCGACGCTGTGACACCGCCTGCTGTGCTGAACGTGGCGAAACCGGCCACTGCGGCGGCGACAAATTCCAATCATCTGCGCACTCAGGAGCGTTGCCATGCGCGTTGA
- a CDS encoding YCF48-related protein, whose product MNKICQVMGRLIWLVVPLVLPLGLAHAAEVNNALGTPAMQAPQAQRAVLLDLARAGARLVAVGERGIVLLSDDNGLQWRQAQVPVSVSLTAVQFADADTGWAVGHAGVVLMSHDGGEHWTVQLDGNRAAQLELNEARQQLPGAADQDAADARVLNAERLVNDGPDKPLLALKFVDARHGLVVGAYGLAFKTDDGGLTWQSMIGQIDNPSGAHLYAIARQGEHWFIAGEQGYLARSDDAGKSFSALQSPYAGSFFALQATDNGTLLVAGLKGNAFVSRDLGESFQPAPVPMPISFSDAIRTDDGQLLLVNQGGALFRTGDQPGATLKPYGKPLGMPVASVVQAADGSLVLAGFTGLTRVSPPTAIASE is encoded by the coding sequence ATGAACAAAATCTGTCAGGTGATGGGCCGGCTGATCTGGCTGGTGGTGCCTCTGGTGCTGCCGTTGGGTCTGGCGCACGCGGCTGAGGTGAACAACGCACTGGGTACGCCGGCGATGCAGGCGCCACAGGCACAACGTGCGGTGCTGCTGGATCTGGCCCGCGCCGGTGCGCGATTGGTGGCGGTGGGCGAGCGGGGCATCGTGCTGCTTTCCGACGATAACGGCCTGCAATGGCGTCAGGCCCAGGTGCCGGTGTCGGTCAGCCTCACAGCGGTGCAGTTCGCCGATGCCGACACCGGCTGGGCGGTCGGTCATGCCGGGGTCGTGCTGATGTCGCATGACGGCGGCGAGCATTGGACGGTGCAACTGGACGGCAATCGAGCGGCGCAACTTGAGCTGAACGAAGCACGCCAGCAACTGCCCGGCGCGGCGGATCAGGATGCCGCTGATGCGCGGGTGTTGAACGCCGAGCGCCTGGTCAATGACGGGCCGGACAAACCGTTGCTCGCGCTCAAATTTGTCGATGCGCGCCATGGCCTGGTGGTCGGCGCTTATGGCCTGGCGTTCAAGACCGACGACGGTGGCCTTACCTGGCAGTCAATGATCGGGCAGATCGACAACCCGTCGGGCGCGCATCTCTACGCCATCGCGCGGCAGGGCGAGCACTGGTTCATCGCCGGCGAGCAGGGTTATCTGGCGCGGTCGGACGATGCCGGAAAATCGTTCTCGGCACTGCAAAGTCCGTATGCAGGCAGTTTCTTCGCCCTGCAAGCAACCGACAACGGCACGTTGCTGGTCGCCGGCTTGAAGGGCAATGCGTTTGTCTCCCGCGATCTGGGGGAGAGTTTCCAGCCGGCACCGGTGCCGATGCCGATTTCTTTCAGCGATGCGATTCGCACCGATGACGGGCAACTGCTGCTGGTCAATCAGGGGGGCGCGTTGTTTCGCACCGGTGACCAGCCGGGTGCAACGCTCAAGCCCTATGGCAAGCCGCTCGGCATGCCGGTCGCCAGCGTCGTTCAGGCCGCGGACGGCAGTCTGGTGTTGGCGGGTTTCACCGGTTTGACGCGCGTTTCGCCGCCAACCGCTATCGCTTCGGAGTGA
- a CDS encoding DUF1329 domain-containing protein, whose amino-acid sequence MTHNNKKAAFTLKALCFALLGSLAVLSQGAAAATADEAAKLNKSLTPFGAERAGNADGSIPAWDGGYTKVDPAFKEGGKRSDPFAADKPLFSITSKNLAQYAGKLTDGTKEMFKRFPDTYRVDVYPTRRSAAAPQWVYDNTLKNATRAKLVDSSAGPVPEGAYGGIPFPIPKNGAEAMWNHLLNWRGTSVSMHFRHYLMTADGKQVMTTDGKAIQEMPYYYQDGSPESFAGDYWLFRLLNIGPPLRAGEQIMGRTNINGDLSQAHVYLTGQRRVRKLPNACCDTPTPATAGVMSFDELSVFQGRMDRFNWKLVGKQEMYIPYNTNKVQTAGKPEDLFLAHHMNPDYVRWELHRVWVVDAELAPGKRHQLPKGRYYLDEDTWQAMLGDRWDANGQLAKTLWSLPAVLPDLPAQAQLSSGFYDLTSGAWFIQNVYTGLPEQYGVVDRYKTSEFSPAAMAGAGVR is encoded by the coding sequence ATGACCCATAACAATAAAAAAGCCGCGTTCACACTCAAAGCCTTGTGCTTCGCGCTGCTGGGTAGCCTGGCGGTATTGAGTCAGGGTGCGGCGGCGGCCACGGCTGACGAAGCGGCCAAACTGAACAAGTCGCTGACACCTTTCGGCGCCGAGCGCGCAGGCAATGCCGATGGTTCGATTCCAGCCTGGGACGGTGGTTACACCAAGGTCGATCCAGCGTTCAAGGAGGGCGGCAAACGTAGCGATCCATTCGCAGCAGACAAGCCGCTGTTCAGCATCACCTCGAAAAACCTCGCGCAATACGCCGGCAAACTCACCGACGGCACCAAGGAAATGTTCAAGCGTTTCCCCGACACCTATCGCGTCGACGTGTACCCGACACGCCGCAGCGCTGCGGCGCCACAGTGGGTCTATGACAACACCCTGAAAAACGCCACGCGCGCCAAGCTGGTCGACAGCAGCGCCGGCCCTGTGCCGGAAGGCGCCTACGGGGGCATCCCGTTCCCGATCCCGAAAAACGGCGCCGAAGCCATGTGGAACCACCTGCTCAACTGGCGTGGGACCTCAGTGTCGATGCATTTTCGTCATTACCTGATGACCGCCGATGGCAAGCAAGTGATGACCACCGACGGCAAGGCCATTCAGGAGATGCCGTATTACTACCAGGACGGGTCGCCGGAATCTTTTGCCGGGGATTACTGGCTGTTCCGTCTGCTCAATATCGGCCCGCCACTGCGCGCCGGCGAGCAAATCATGGGCCGTACCAACATCAACGGTGATCTGTCCCAAGCGCACGTCTACCTGACCGGACAACGCCGCGTGCGCAAGCTGCCGAATGCCTGTTGCGATACACCAACGCCGGCAACCGCCGGGGTGATGTCGTTCGATGAACTGAGCGTGTTCCAGGGCCGCATGGATCGCTTCAACTGGAAGCTGGTAGGCAAGCAGGAAATGTACATCCCGTACAACACCAACAAAGTACAGACCGCCGGTAAACCCGAGGATCTGTTTCTCGCCCATCACATGAATCCTGATTACGTGCGTTGGGAATTGCACCGGGTCTGGGTGGTGGACGCCGAACTGGCACCGGGCAAGCGTCACCAATTGCCGAAGGGCCGCTACTACCTCGACGAAGACACCTGGCAAGCCATGCTCGGCGATCGCTGGGACGCCAACGGCCAACTGGCCAAGACCCTGTGGTCGCTGCCGGCAGTGCTGCCGGATCTGCCGGCCCAGGCGCAACTGTCTTCGGGCTTCTACGACCTGACCTCCGGCGCCTGGTTTATCCAGAACGTCTACACCGGCCTGCCTGAGCAATACGGCGTAGTCGATCGCTACAAGACTTCGGAGTTTTCCCCGGCAGCGATGGCGGGTGCCGGAGTTCGTTGA
- a CDS encoding DUF1302 domain-containing protein, which yields MVSSTTAALARRPVRLPAPCGLSLAAALVLCSQAAQAFQVDTGNPDFNLRWDNTVKYSAAWRTENPSHKLTRGQVALNQDDGDRAFQKGLISNRMDILSELDMSFKSVGARLSGAAWYDTEYQHDNDNNDATRANARSVGYDEFTDDTRHLHGGDGELLDAFVYWNGEIAERATSVRAGRHGLIWGESLFFGANGIAGGMAPVDVVKAQSVPNTQFKEITRPVNQLSGTFQLTDDVSLGAFYQLEWEETRLPGAGSYFSTSDTIGEGNERLIVGAPFPAFLGGNASSPAAFFHGKDKDARDSGQGGLQLKYSAETVEYGLYAIQYHDKTPKLYLRPSAGAPNFSTGQIGDYYWVYPEDIRALGASFSTTVDAYSFAGEASMRWNMPLVSNGVTVLPGVTADNDDDALYAVGRTAHINLNVIASFGPNFIAKESGFVGEVAWNRLLNVTKNRAALDPGATDDGLGFKMVYTPTYRQFFPGVDISIPVGLSYFPLGKSAVVSSFGADNGGDMNIGITATYLDRVTAGLTYTHYYGPENTNLNATSQFNFQQSLKDRDYLAFSVKTTF from the coding sequence ATGGTTAGCTCAACGACTGCGGCGCTCGCGCGCCGCCCGGTTCGCCTGCCTGCACCCTGCGGTCTGAGTCTGGCGGCGGCATTGGTGCTATGCAGCCAGGCCGCTCAGGCTTTTCAGGTGGATACCGGCAATCCTGATTTCAACCTGCGCTGGGACAACACGGTGAAATACAGCGCCGCGTGGCGAACCGAGAATCCCAGCCACAAACTGACCCGTGGCCAAGTCGCGCTGAACCAGGACGACGGTGATCGTGCCTTTCAGAAAGGCTTGATCTCCAACCGTATGGACATCCTCTCCGAACTGGACATGTCCTTCAAAAGCGTTGGCGCGCGGCTCAGTGGTGCGGCGTGGTACGACACCGAATACCAGCACGACAACGACAACAATGACGCGACCCGGGCCAACGCACGCTCGGTCGGCTACGACGAGTTCACCGACGACACCCGGCACCTGCACGGTGGCGATGGCGAGTTGCTCGACGCGTTTGTCTACTGGAACGGCGAGATCGCCGAACGCGCCACTTCCGTGCGCGCCGGGCGTCACGGATTGATCTGGGGCGAAAGCCTGTTCTTCGGGGCCAACGGCATTGCCGGCGGTATGGCACCGGTCGACGTGGTCAAGGCGCAGTCCGTGCCTAACACCCAGTTCAAGGAAATCACCCGCCCGGTCAATCAACTGTCGGGCACCTTTCAACTGACCGACGATGTTTCCCTCGGTGCGTTCTACCAACTGGAATGGGAAGAAACCCGTTTGCCCGGCGCGGGCAGTTACTTCTCCACCAGCGACACCATTGGTGAAGGCAATGAACGCCTGATCGTCGGCGCGCCGTTTCCGGCGTTCCTCGGTGGCAACGCCAGCAGTCCGGCGGCGTTTTTCCACGGCAAAGACAAAGACGCCAGAGATTCGGGGCAGGGTGGCCTGCAACTCAAATACAGCGCCGAGACCGTGGAGTACGGCCTGTATGCGATTCAGTACCACGACAAGACGCCCAAGCTGTACCTCCGACCTTCCGCCGGGGCACCGAACTTCAGCACCGGCCAGATCGGCGATTACTACTGGGTTTACCCCGAAGACATCCGCGCGCTGGGCGCCAGTTTCTCCACCACGGTCGATGCCTACAGCTTCGCCGGTGAAGCCTCGATGCGCTGGAACATGCCGCTGGTGTCCAACGGCGTCACCGTGCTCCCGGGAGTTACGGCTGACAACGACGATGATGCGCTCTACGCCGTCGGGCGCACGGCGCACATCAACCTCAACGTGATCGCTTCGTTCGGGCCGAACTTCATTGCCAAGGAGTCCGGGTTCGTCGGTGAGGTTGCCTGGAACCGTCTGCTGAACGTCACGAAGAACCGTGCCGCACTTGACCCGGGCGCCACCGATGACGGCCTCGGCTTCAAGATGGTTTACACCCCGACCTATCGCCAGTTCTTCCCCGGCGTAGATATCAGCATCCCGGTCGGCCTGAGCTATTTCCCGCTCGGCAAATCGGCAGTGGTCAGCTCGTTCGGCGCGGATAACGGCGGCGACATGAATATCGGCATCACCGCGACCTACCTCGATCGCGTGACCGCCGGCCTGACGTACACGCATTACTACGGCCCTGAGAACACCAACCTCAACGCGACCAGCCAATTCAATTTCCAGCAATCGCTGAAAGACCGGGATTACCTGGCTTTCTCCGTCAAGACCACGTTTTAA
- a CDS encoding FAD-dependent oxidoreductase, protein MSAVNKVLIVGGGIGGLCAAIALRRKGIAVDLIELKSQWTVYGVGIIQQSNVVREMAKLGVLDGYLDAAYAFEDVAIYGPGGQQLARIPGQRLAGPEYPANVGISRLALHNVLSSTAIELGANVRLGLSVESLNDLGDAVEVVFTDGSNGTYDLVVGADGLFSRVRELLFGDTYQPRFTGQSVWRYNFPRAAQIDHLANYQSAEGNAGLVPLAGDLMYMFLTSHEPNNPWMDPATLAEQMRQRLQGFTGLIGELREQITDSSQVVYKPMEVIFVDEPWHRGRVLLIGDAAHATTPHLGQGAGMAIEDAVVLSEELTADGSVEQQLERFMDRRFTRCKFISESSVLAGEKEMQHDRDFDRIGLVKQMLARTAEPI, encoded by the coding sequence ATGAGTGCAGTGAACAAAGTTCTGATCGTGGGCGGTGGTATTGGTGGATTGTGTGCAGCCATCGCGCTGCGCCGCAAAGGCATTGCAGTCGACTTGATCGAACTCAAGTCGCAGTGGACGGTGTATGGCGTCGGCATTATCCAGCAGAGCAATGTGGTGCGCGAAATGGCCAAGCTGGGCGTGCTCGACGGGTATCTTGACGCAGCGTATGCCTTTGAAGATGTCGCCATTTATGGCCCCGGCGGCCAGCAACTGGCGCGTATTCCCGGTCAGCGCCTGGCGGGCCCGGAATATCCGGCGAACGTCGGCATCTCGCGGCTGGCCTTGCACAACGTGCTCAGTTCCACGGCTATTGAACTGGGCGCCAATGTTCGTCTCGGCCTCAGCGTGGAATCGCTGAATGACCTGGGCGACGCCGTCGAGGTGGTCTTCACCGATGGCAGCAACGGTACCTATGACCTGGTGGTGGGCGCCGATGGATTGTTCTCGCGGGTACGTGAGTTGCTGTTTGGCGACACTTACCAACCACGCTTCACCGGCCAGTCGGTCTGGCGCTACAACTTCCCACGCGCCGCGCAGATCGATCACCTTGCCAATTATCAGAGCGCCGAAGGCAATGCCGGGTTGGTGCCGTTGGCCGGTGACCTGATGTACATGTTCCTGACCTCCCATGAACCGAACAATCCGTGGATGGATCCCGCCACCCTGGCCGAGCAGATGCGCCAGCGCCTGCAGGGCTTTACCGGTTTGATCGGCGAGTTGCGCGAACAAATCACGGACAGCAGCCAGGTCGTCTACAAGCCGATGGAAGTGATTTTCGTCGATGAACCCTGGCATCGCGGTCGCGTCCTGTTGATCGGCGACGCCGCCCACGCCACCACGCCGCACCTCGGCCAAGGCGCCGGCATGGCGATTGAAGATGCCGTGGTACTCAGTGAAGAACTCACGGCTGACGGCAGCGTCGAGCAGCAACTCGAACGCTTCATGGATCGACGTTTTACGCGCTGCAAATTCATCAGCGAAAGCTCGGTGCTGGCCGGCGAAAAAGAAATGCAGCACGACCGCGACTTCGACCGCATCGGCCTGGTCAAGCAGATGCTTGCGCGCACAGCCGAGCCAATCTGA
- a CDS encoding Rieske 2Fe-2S domain-containing protein, with protein sequence MADHGFYLCRLDELVEGQARGFDPLQRGKDSVFALIHHGHLRVYRNSCPHLDVRLEYRKDRFLSADGQLIVCYAHGAQFLPATGECVYGPCLGQKLEALEWIVQEGCVVLKTPIAEEVRGQNEVSRLAIHRIPTRD encoded by the coding sequence ATGGCTGATCACGGGTTTTACCTGTGTCGGCTGGACGAACTGGTGGAAGGGCAGGCACGTGGATTCGATCCGCTGCAACGTGGCAAAGACAGTGTTTTTGCGTTGATTCACCACGGTCATCTGCGGGTTTATCGCAATAGCTGCCCGCATCTGGACGTGCGCCTGGAGTATCGCAAAGACCGCTTTCTGTCCGCCGACGGCCAGCTGATTGTCTGTTATGCCCACGGCGCGCAGTTTCTTCCCGCTACCGGCGAATGCGTCTATGGCCCGTGTCTGGGCCAGAAGCTGGAGGCGCTCGAGTGGATTGTGCAGGAGGGTTGCGTGGTCTTGAAAACGCCCATCGCGGAAGAGGTGCGTGGACAAAACGAGGTATCGCGCCTGGCGATACATCGCATCCCTACTCGCGATTAG
- a CDS encoding VOC family protein has protein sequence MNIIGLDALIFGVDDIQACTDCLRDYGLAPVAVDSNGGRFEALDGTAVIIRRADDASLPAAIGPAPSIRVTVYGVAGAADLDAIEDELARDRPVTRDADGVLHSVDDMGFAIAFQVTVRKPYSAPDDLTNAAGNAPQRPLNQPGISPEMSALPRTLSHVVYFVPDAAKAEAFYAERLGFRTTDTFIGAGPFMRPAGSDDHHCLFMIQTPPHMKGCEHFTFHMGSGTEVLLAGTRFEQKGWTSFWGPGRHLFGSNWFWYFNSPLGCHIEYDADMDKHDDAWEARRAPLSADNSQLFLFNSKEKWAPGGPPPKHG, from the coding sequence ATGAACATCATTGGCCTTGATGCCCTGATCTTCGGCGTCGATGACATCCAAGCCTGTACCGATTGCCTGCGCGACTACGGCCTTGCGCCAGTTGCCGTGGACAGCAATGGCGGCCGTTTTGAAGCACTGGACGGCACCGCCGTCATCATTCGCCGTGCGGACGACGCGAGCCTGCCGGCCGCCATCGGCCCGGCGCCGTCGATCCGTGTAACCGTCTACGGCGTTGCCGGCGCAGCGGATCTTGATGCGATCGAAGACGAACTGGCCCGCGATCGGCCGGTGACCCGCGATGCCGATGGCGTGCTGCACAGCGTCGACGACATGGGGTTCGCGATTGCTTTCCAGGTCACCGTGCGCAAGCCCTACAGCGCCCCGGATGACCTGACCAACGCGGCTGGCAATGCCCCGCAGCGTCCGCTCAACCAGCCCGGCATCAGCCCGGAGATGAGCGCATTGCCGCGCACCTTGTCGCACGTGGTGTATTTCGTTCCGGATGCTGCAAAAGCCGAGGCCTTCTACGCGGAACGCCTGGGTTTCAGAACCACTGACACCTTTATCGGCGCCGGGCCATTCATGCGTCCGGCAGGCTCTGATGACCATCACTGTCTGTTCATGATCCAGACACCGCCGCACATGAAAGGCTGCGAGCACTTCACGTTCCACATGGGCAGCGGTACCGAAGTGCTGTTGGCGGGCACGCGCTTCGAGCAGAAGGGCTGGACCAGTTTCTGGGGTCCGGGCCGCCATCTCTTTGGCTCCAACTGGTTCTGGTACTTCAACAGCCCGCTGGGTTGCCATATCGAATATGACGCCGACATGGACAAGCACGACGACGCCTGGGAAGCACGTCGCGCACCGCTGTCGGCGGATAACTCGCAGCTGTTCCTGTTCAATTCGAAAGAAAAATGGGCGCCTGGCGGCCCACCACCGAAGCACGGCTGA